In Nocardia higoensis, one genomic interval encodes:
- a CDS encoding lipase family protein gives MSLHLESEPAEPVPVPDLDADGTLRPEDDEFCRPPQGFEQRAPGAVLRARGIRVALFGVIPQRLSAWQLLYRTSDLNGVPDVAVTTVLLPAGADPTVRRPLLSFQCAIDGVSSNCFPSYALRHGARALGAIPQLELPVIAEALARGWAVTVPDHGGMGGHFGVAREPGYRALDAIRAALGFGPLGLDAATDIGLWGYSGGGLATAWAAEMAAGYAPELNIVGAVAGSPVGDPGAAFLRLNGSLLSGFSTVCVAALRRAYPELDSVLRAHARPAFHTLLADAASRTTLALLPRFAGKNLDEYSESSFADLLNGAQMRRVLDDIRPGGQAPSMPVLIIQGVNDELIAVDDVDQHVDRYRRAGAHIHYVRDRLSFHLALLYLGTPATMNWMADRFDRKDLPPGTTRTVWSIAWTRREARGHLRGMALLVRMFCGRPVTARHD, from the coding sequence GTGAGCCTGCACCTGGAATCGGAGCCCGCCGAGCCGGTCCCGGTCCCCGACCTCGACGCCGACGGCACGCTGCGACCGGAGGACGATGAATTCTGCCGCCCGCCCCAGGGATTCGAGCAGCGTGCGCCCGGCGCTGTCCTGCGGGCCCGCGGCATCAGGGTCGCGCTGTTCGGCGTGATCCCGCAACGGCTCTCGGCATGGCAACTGCTCTATCGCACCAGCGATCTGAACGGGGTCCCGGATGTCGCGGTGACGACGGTACTGCTGCCCGCGGGGGCCGATCCCACGGTGCGGCGGCCCTTGCTGTCGTTCCAGTGCGCGATCGACGGCGTCAGTTCGAACTGTTTCCCCTCCTATGCGCTGCGGCACGGCGCGCGCGCACTCGGGGCCATTCCGCAGTTGGAACTGCCGGTCATCGCCGAGGCACTGGCTCGGGGGTGGGCGGTCACGGTTCCGGACCACGGTGGCATGGGCGGTCACTTCGGAGTCGCGCGTGAACCCGGATATCGGGCACTCGACGCCATCCGCGCGGCGCTCGGATTCGGGCCCTTGGGGCTGGATGCCGCCACCGATATCGGACTGTGGGGCTATTCCGGTGGAGGATTGGCCACGGCCTGGGCTGCGGAAATGGCAGCGGGTTACGCACCGGAACTCAATATCGTCGGTGCGGTGGCCGGTTCACCCGTCGGCGACCCCGGAGCCGCGTTCCTGCGACTCAACGGATCGCTGCTCTCCGGGTTCTCCACTGTCTGTGTGGCCGCGCTGCGGCGGGCATACCCGGAGTTGGACAGCGTCCTTCGTGCCCACGCCAGACCCGCATTCCACACCTTGCTGGCGGACGCGGCGTCTCGCACCACGTTGGCCCTGCTACCCCGGTTCGCGGGGAAGAACCTCGACGAGTACAGCGAATCCAGCTTCGCCGACCTGCTGAACGGCGCGCAGATGCGGCGTGTTCTGGACGACATCCGTCCGGGTGGACAGGCCCCGTCCATGCCGGTTCTGATCATCCAGGGTGTCAACGACGAACTCATCGCAGTAGACGACGTGGACCAACATGTGGACAGGTACCGACGCGCCGGCGCGCACATCCACTATGTGCGCGACCGGCTCAGCTTCCACCTCGCGCTGCTCTACCTCGGCACTCCGGCCACCATGAACTGGATGGCCGACCGATTCGACCGGAAGGATCTACCACCGGGCACGACCCGGACCGTGTGGTCGATCGCCTGGACCAGGCGAGAAGCGCGGGGTCACCTTCGGGGTATGGCTCTGCTCGTCCGCATGTTCTGCGGCAGGCCGGTCACGGCACGTCACGATTGA
- a CDS encoding esterase/lipase family protein, protein MTAPLAAFAYGLTNPNSAPAGANRWDCEPSDRHPRPVVLLHGTWLNAYDTFSYLSPRLARAGYCVFALNFGRSGLAEGGGLGAVLPGRYGVGPMEESALQVAQFVDRVRAATGADKVDIVGHSQGGTVANRYLKFDGGADKVGRLVTFGATHHGTSLMGIASLGRAVNNLGVNILGFVEPIVGMSNIQQAVGSPFYAALNADGDTVPGVEYTSVASRYDEVTNPYDWAFLRAGAGATVHNITLQDGCDQDLSDHLTLMYSPRAASITLNALDPATATTPVCAFNPWLIGGGGGL, encoded by the coding sequence ATGACGGCGCCGCTGGCGGCGTTCGCCTACGGGCTGACGAATCCGAATTCGGCGCCGGCCGGAGCCAATCGGTGGGACTGTGAGCCGAGTGACCGGCATCCGCGTCCGGTGGTGCTGTTGCACGGCACGTGGCTCAACGCCTACGACACCTTCTCCTACCTCTCGCCGCGGCTGGCCCGCGCGGGGTATTGCGTGTTCGCGCTCAACTTCGGCCGGTCCGGACTCGCGGAGGGCGGCGGTCTCGGCGCGGTGCTGCCTGGACGCTACGGGGTCGGTCCCATGGAGGAATCCGCACTCCAGGTCGCGCAATTCGTCGACCGGGTACGTGCGGCCACCGGGGCGGACAAGGTCGACATCGTGGGTCACTCGCAGGGCGGCACGGTCGCCAACCGGTATCTGAAGTTCGACGGCGGCGCGGACAAGGTCGGCAGGCTGGTGACCTTCGGGGCCACCCACCACGGCACCTCGCTGATGGGGATCGCCTCGTTGGGGCGGGCTGTCAACAATCTCGGTGTGAACATCCTGGGGTTCGTGGAACCGATCGTCGGGATGTCCAATATCCAGCAGGCGGTCGGTTCCCCGTTCTACGCCGCACTCAACGCCGACGGCGATACCGTGCCCGGCGTGGAGTACACCTCGGTGGCCTCGCGCTACGACGAGGTCACCAATCCCTACGACTGGGCATTCCTGCGGGCGGGTGCGGGGGCGACGGTCCACAACATCACCTTGCAGGACGGCTGCGATCAGGACCTGTCCGATCACCTCACCCTCATGTACTCCCCGCGCGCGGCGAGTATCACGCTGAACGCGCTCGATCCGGCGACCGCGACGACGCCGGTCTGCGCGTTCAACCCGTGGCTGATCGGTGGAGGCGGTGGTCTGTGA
- a CDS encoding PucR family transcriptional regulator, translating into MPAAPPSSTADPPLLARMLTRWPQIAERLLADGLGATTPAADLPEGHFRPEVLPAIYACGRAVLHALGENRKLTRDEVITFVAPVAERHAEDRFPLAILIEAIHASAQSVLAEAAAIARPDETDQLVVVGAGLLDLLMNINITVMETYIEVNQSIHHAEREARRELCSALLLGQPADDLSARADMPLTDHYTVVAIQTAPEGPSTAAADLMARRRIRVLHRALDTFTNGTALVSFDGTSGIALIPIYSESGPDLRGAGLAADLADKLSGATYLAERETVARADLPRAASEAAELATLARLLGHPPGLYRLDDLLLEYQLTRPGAARDRLAARIVPLLRAPHLLEALEAHLRLGDRKAAAAHLHVHPNTLSYRLRRVGDLTGIDPNEPNNSRLLAAAVTIHRLYPPAGAQDGVSDDSRP; encoded by the coding sequence ATGCCAGCCGCCCCGCCGTCGTCCACCGCCGATCCTCCGCTACTCGCCCGCATGCTCACCCGATGGCCACAGATAGCCGAACGACTGCTTGCTGATGGACTCGGAGCGACGACACCCGCCGCCGACCTACCCGAAGGCCACTTCCGACCGGAGGTACTGCCCGCCATCTACGCCTGCGGGCGGGCAGTGCTGCATGCCCTCGGCGAGAACCGCAAGCTCACCCGGGACGAAGTCATCACGTTCGTCGCGCCGGTCGCCGAACGCCACGCCGAAGACCGCTTCCCCTTGGCCATCCTCATCGAGGCCATCCACGCCTCGGCCCAGTCGGTACTGGCCGAGGCAGCCGCCATCGCCAGGCCCGACGAAACCGACCAGCTGGTGGTGGTCGGCGCGGGCCTGCTCGATCTGCTGATGAACATCAACATCACCGTGATGGAGACCTACATCGAGGTCAACCAGTCCATCCACCACGCCGAACGTGAGGCCCGCCGCGAACTGTGCTCGGCACTGCTGCTCGGCCAACCCGCCGATGACCTCTCCGCGCGGGCCGACATGCCGTTGACCGACCACTACACCGTGGTCGCGATCCAGACAGCTCCCGAAGGACCATCCACCGCCGCAGCCGATCTCATGGCGCGCAGGCGAATTCGGGTCCTGCACCGCGCCCTCGACACGTTCACCAACGGCACGGCGCTGGTCTCCTTCGACGGGACGTCCGGAATCGCGCTCATACCGATATATTCCGAATCCGGCCCCGACCTACGCGGTGCGGGCTTGGCCGCCGATCTCGCCGACAAGTTGAGCGGCGCAACCTATCTCGCGGAGCGCGAGACCGTGGCACGCGCGGATCTGCCACGCGCCGCGTCCGAGGCCGCGGAACTGGCCACCCTCGCACGGCTCCTGGGGCATCCCCCCGGCCTCTACCGACTCGACGACCTCCTCCTGGAATACCAGCTCACCCGCCCCGGCGCCGCACGCGACCGCCTGGCAGCACGCATCGTCCCGCTGCTACGCGCTCCCCACCTGCTCGAGGCACTGGAAGCCCACCTACGCCTCGGCGACCGCAAGGCCGCCGCGGCCCACCTCCACGTGCATCCCAACACCCTCAGCTACCGCCTGCGTCGTGTCGGTGACCTCACCGGCATCGACCCGAACGAGCCGAACAACTCCCGCCTCCTGGCAGCCGCCGTCACGATCCACCGGCTCTACCCACCAGCCGGCGCGCAGGATGGGGTGAGCGACGATTCTCGACCGTGA
- a CDS encoding helix-turn-helix domain-containing protein — MPTESGRTQRPDTACPVEVALSAVSGRWTTLVLRELLNGPSSFSELAERLPEISPKVLTERLHNLREGGLVSRQRLAGFPTRTRYVMTPVGEAVRPLLIELYRTGERLQHLR; from the coding sequence GTGCCGACCGAATCCGGCCGGACACAGCGACCCGACACCGCATGCCCGGTCGAGGTGGCGTTGTCGGCCGTCTCCGGCCGCTGGACAACCTTGGTACTGCGAGAACTCCTGAACGGCCCGAGCTCGTTCAGCGAGCTCGCCGAGCGGCTGCCGGAGATCAGCCCGAAGGTGCTCACCGAGCGCCTACACAACCTGCGCGAGGGCGGGCTGGTCTCGCGGCAACGGTTGGCCGGATTCCCGACACGCACCCGCTACGTGATGACGCCTGTTGGGGAAGCGGTGCGGCCCTTGCTGATTGAACTGTATCGAACCGGTGAACGACTACAGCATCTGCGATAA
- a CDS encoding YybH family protein — protein sequence MSSETDTVHASTVALSDDPRQHPAVFAAAFNSGSPTAVAEVYEQRAVFVPQPGTPLTGAALASATAQFLALGLPITVRPRHTYVVDDIALLIVDWVIDGIGPDSERVHIEGTATDVARRGTDGLWRYIIDNPFGVMAQPEE from the coding sequence ATGAGTTCCGAAACCGACACTGTCCATGCGTCCACTGTCGCTCTCAGCGATGATCCCCGGCAACACCCAGCGGTTTTCGCGGCAGCCTTCAACTCCGGGTCACCGACCGCGGTCGCCGAGGTCTATGAACAGCGGGCCGTATTCGTACCGCAACCCGGTACGCCGTTGACCGGAGCCGCTCTGGCATCGGCGACAGCGCAATTTCTGGCATTGGGCCTGCCGATCACCGTCCGACCTCGCCATACCTACGTCGTCGACGACATCGCGCTGCTGATCGTCGACTGGGTCATCGACGGCATCGGCCCCGACAGCGAACGCGTCCATATCGAAGGCACCGCCACCGACGTCGCGCGGCGAGGCACCGATGGCCTGTGGCGCTACATCATCGACAACCCGTTCGGCGTGATGGCCCAGCCAGAGGAATGA
- a CDS encoding tyrosine-type recombinase/integrase, with the protein MSTTEVQILQGDWIDPERSKVRVAAYMERWIDQRPGLRPKTVQLYRWLLRAHVEGTALGGVEVGKLTTPMVRQWRADRLASGASEIATAKAYRLIRAAMNMAVDEDKLIPRNPCRVRGADKESSPERPVLTIAQVFGLAAAMPERYRVLILLTAFCSLRWGEVTALTRADFGTGAASVRIAKALVELPGKGLVVAAPKSRAGVRTLTVPEAIRSDVLAHLDEFVRADPDSYVFTGLRGNPLRRSNFTQIVKWSKVTAAAGVAGTHFHDLRHAGNLWASKSGMSTKDLMARMGHDDMRAALIYQRATDDAERRIADDLSRMATAYREGRSGE; encoded by the coding sequence TTGTCGACCACGGAAGTGCAGATCTTGCAGGGGGATTGGATCGATCCCGAGCGCAGCAAGGTTCGGGTCGCGGCATACATGGAACGGTGGATTGATCAGCGGCCGGGTCTTCGTCCGAAGACGGTGCAGCTCTATCGCTGGTTGCTGCGTGCGCACGTCGAAGGAACTGCGCTCGGTGGTGTGGAGGTCGGCAAGTTGACGACTCCGATGGTCCGGCAGTGGCGGGCGGATCGGCTGGCTTCGGGCGCATCCGAGATCGCGACTGCCAAGGCGTATCGGCTGATTCGGGCGGCGATGAACATGGCGGTGGATGAGGACAAGCTCATTCCGCGTAACCCTTGCCGTGTGCGTGGTGCGGACAAGGAGAGCAGTCCTGAGCGGCCTGTGTTGACCATCGCCCAGGTGTTCGGGCTGGCGGCTGCGATGCCGGAGCGGTATCGGGTGCTGATTCTGCTGACTGCCTTTTGTTCGCTTCGTTGGGGCGAGGTGACGGCGCTGACCCGGGCGGACTTCGGTACCGGCGCCGCCTCGGTGCGGATCGCGAAGGCGCTGGTGGAGTTGCCCGGTAAGGGGCTCGTTGTGGCGGCTCCGAAGTCGCGGGCGGGTGTTCGGACTCTGACGGTTCCCGAGGCCATCCGCTCCGACGTTCTCGCGCACCTGGACGAGTTCGTTCGCGCCGACCCGGACTCGTACGTGTTCACCGGTCTGCGTGGGAACCCGCTGCGGCGCTCGAACTTCACTCAGATCGTGAAGTGGTCGAAGGTGACCGCGGCGGCGGGAGTGGCCGGCACTCACTTCCACGATCTGCGCCATGCGGGGAACCTGTGGGCGTCGAAGTCGGGGATGTCGACCAAGGACCTGATGGCACGTATGGGGCACGACGACATGCGGGCGGCGCTGATCTACCAGCGGGCCACTGACGACGCGGAACGGCGGATCGCTGACGATTTGTCGCGGATGGCGACGGCGTATCGGGAAGGTCGTTCCGGCGAGTAA
- a CDS encoding DUF6630 family protein: protein MPVGEEQRAALFAIIDLWAVYRDRSHESMTYSLEQPDPRGFCPDSALVDALREDGLTYCECRIRPPQIRMYLESLPAAPPALNWEWFTWTKDDDWDYDDIQEFVGPLAEECLALDTAVVGVDVDGDGFTLGFIEADRVDALLSLAATAGAKIVVHHASPPTA from the coding sequence ATGCCTGTCGGGGAAGAACAACGAGCGGCGCTGTTCGCCATCATCGATCTTTGGGCCGTGTACCGCGATAGGTCACATGAGAGCATGACCTACTCACTTGAGCAGCCCGACCCGAGAGGGTTTTGCCCGGACAGCGCGCTCGTCGATGCACTTCGTGAAGATGGACTCACCTACTGCGAATGTCGGATAAGGCCGCCGCAGATCCGCATGTACCTTGAGAGCCTCCCTGCGGCACCACCTGCACTGAACTGGGAGTGGTTCACATGGACCAAAGATGACGACTGGGACTACGACGACATTCAGGAATTCGTGGGCCCACTGGCGGAAGAATGCCTCGCGCTGGATACCGCGGTCGTAGGCGTCGACGTGGATGGGGATGGGTTCACCCTGGGTTTCATCGAGGCGGATAGGGTTGATGCACTGCTCAGCCTGGCTGCGACGGCCGGGGCGAAGATCGTAGTTCATCATGCGAGTCCGCCGACCGCGTGA
- a CDS encoding DUF7691 family protein — MGRFVTAYLVKLDEVHDAVGSGDEGLRRTVAVHCADEIAGDRVYFESYPKSVLSIDDALRALVAGGPYNPDFSYRYNYAFRLFCKTLSIRDYGNGPYRGNWLSEVDGGLTSIGIEAISFTRFEGLRLPSNQPHLEEGGYGEWDHHDCIAALDQLAATGSDRLQELDSDTRGWVEFGLDVAAKAASRPDFGVAGFFNT, encoded by the coding sequence ATGGGTAGATTTGTGACCGCCTACTTGGTCAAGCTCGATGAGGTGCACGACGCTGTGGGATCTGGTGATGAGGGACTGCGGCGGACAGTCGCAGTGCACTGTGCCGACGAAATCGCAGGAGATCGAGTCTATTTCGAGTCGTATCCGAAGTCGGTATTGAGCATCGACGATGCGTTGCGAGCGTTGGTCGCTGGCGGCCCCTACAATCCCGATTTCAGCTACCGGTACAACTACGCATTCCGGCTTTTTTGCAAGACGCTCTCAATACGGGACTACGGCAATGGGCCTTACCGCGGCAACTGGCTCTCAGAGGTTGACGGCGGTCTCACATCCATCGGCATCGAGGCGATCAGTTTCACCAGGTTTGAAGGATTGAGGCTGCCCTCCAACCAACCACATCTGGAGGAGGGCGGATACGGCGAGTGGGATCACCACGATTGCATTGCTGCCCTAGATCAGCTGGCGGCCACGGGCTCGGATCGGTTGCAGGAATTGGACTCCGATACCCGCGGGTGGGTCGAGTTCGGGTTGGACGTTGCCGCCAAGGCTGCTTCCCGGCCAGATTTCGGCGTCGCAGGCTTCTTCAACACCTGA
- a CDS encoding putative quinol monooxygenase, with protein sequence MFALVVRFELKDDAAAQAFDGLVAETNAAIAEREPGTLVYATHVVQDAPLARVFYEVYRDREAFEEHERQPHTRQFLDQRSTYVRDFRVEFLTPAVAKGLPS encoded by the coding sequence ATGTTCGCACTCGTGGTGAGATTTGAACTGAAGGACGATGCCGCAGCGCAAGCCTTCGACGGGTTGGTCGCGGAGACGAACGCAGCAATCGCCGAACGTGAACCGGGAACACTTGTCTACGCAACCCACGTGGTTCAGGACGCGCCCCTGGCGCGAGTCTTCTACGAGGTATACCGCGACCGTGAAGCGTTCGAGGAACACGAGCGACAGCCGCACACCAGGCAATTCCTCGACCAGCGCAGCACCTATGTTCGAGACTTCCGGGTCGAGTTCCTCACCCCGGCGGTAGCGAAGGGCCTGCCGAGCTGA
- a CDS encoding transposase yields MYPTPGQQVTLARAFGCARVVYNDALAARREAFGRGERLSDTELSKRLTAAKATPERAWLGEVSSVVLQQALADLNTAYRNFFASVTGKRRGARVGLPRFRSRGDARQAIRFTRNARFAVTSGGKLRLPKIGEVKVAWSRDLPSSPSSVTVIKDASGRYFASFVVQADAQPLPELDTEVGIDLGLTTFAVMSNGKTIDSPKFLRQAERRLRKAQQVLSRKEKGSKNRAKARVKVAKAHAKVADTRRDWAHKNTTWIIRENQAVFVEDLCVKGLARTRLAKSVHDAGWSMFTTMLEEKAARYGRVFGKVDRWLPSTRMCSHCGVIGDKKPLHVREWTCVCGVTHDRDVNAAINILAAGRAESRNACGGTVSPAA; encoded by the coding sequence TTGTACCCCACGCCCGGCCAGCAGGTCACGCTGGCTCGCGCGTTCGGTTGTGCGCGTGTGGTGTACAACGATGCGCTCGCCGCCCGGAGGGAAGCGTTCGGCAGGGGCGAGCGTCTCAGTGACACCGAACTGTCGAAGCGGTTGACCGCGGCGAAGGCCACCCCGGAACGGGCGTGGCTGGGTGAGGTGTCGTCGGTGGTGTTGCAACAGGCGTTGGCCGATCTGAACACCGCTTACCGCAACTTCTTCGCCTCGGTGACGGGGAAGCGCAGGGGCGCACGGGTCGGGTTGCCTCGGTTCCGGTCTCGCGGGGATGCGCGGCAGGCGATCCGGTTCACGAGGAATGCACGGTTCGCGGTCACCTCGGGCGGGAAGTTGCGGTTGCCGAAGATCGGCGAGGTGAAGGTCGCCTGGTCGCGGGACCTGCCGTCTTCTCCGTCGTCGGTGACGGTCATCAAGGATGCGTCGGGCAGGTATTTCGCGTCGTTCGTCGTGCAGGCCGACGCCCAGCCGTTGCCCGAGCTGGATACCGAGGTGGGTATCGACCTGGGGTTGACGACGTTCGCGGTCATGTCGAATGGGAAGACGATCGACTCCCCGAAGTTTCTGCGGCAGGCCGAACGCCGTTTGCGCAAGGCGCAGCAGGTGTTGTCACGTAAGGAGAAGGGGTCGAAGAACCGGGCCAAGGCTCGGGTGAAGGTAGCGAAAGCGCACGCCAAGGTGGCGGATACGCGGCGGGACTGGGCGCACAAGAACACGACATGGATCATTCGCGAGAACCAAGCGGTGTTCGTCGAGGACTTGTGCGTGAAAGGTCTCGCCCGAACGCGGTTGGCGAAATCGGTACACGATGCGGGGTGGTCGATGTTCACGACCATGCTCGAGGAGAAGGCTGCCCGGTATGGGAGGGTCTTCGGGAAGGTGGACCGTTGGTTGCCCTCGACCCGCATGTGCTCGCACTGCGGGGTGATCGGGGACAAGAAGCCGCTGCACGTCCGGGAATGGACATGTGTGTGCGGCGTGACCCACGACCGGGACGTGAACGCGGCAATCAATATTCTCGCGGCCGGACGGGCCGAGAGTCGAAACGCCTGCGGAGGGACCGTAAGTCCTGCCGCTTAG
- a CDS encoding helix-turn-helix domain-containing protein, whose amino-acid sequence MSQDDLARALREAGCLSATKRLVQRWEAGTTLNPRASHVRALEKVMGLPIETLGFGAVEPGRSLSPDDENGHMVDSPIGRLAHDSKPVRDGGPNLGIYSGIWLSRYEYYSSGRDATFTAVHHVVVLQHDDALTVRSLPGSAVSSMAMDLTVDGNVVTGTWAEHTAQGGYYRGAKYHGAIQLLVDLTGTRMAGKWIGFGKSFDINSGPWELILQDRSTAKATIEAYDRPPALS is encoded by the coding sequence ATGAGCCAAGACGATCTGGCCAGAGCGCTACGCGAGGCCGGCTGCCTCAGCGCGACGAAGCGGCTCGTCCAGCGGTGGGAAGCGGGAACCACCCTCAACCCCAGGGCCTCGCATGTTCGCGCACTGGAGAAGGTGATGGGATTGCCGATCGAGACACTGGGATTCGGCGCGGTCGAGCCGGGCCGATCCTTGTCCCCCGACGACGAGAACGGTCACATGGTGGATTCCCCCATCGGCCGACTCGCACACGACTCGAAGCCGGTCAGGGACGGCGGGCCGAATCTCGGCATCTATTCCGGAATCTGGCTCTCGCGCTACGAGTACTACTCGAGCGGCCGAGACGCCACGTTCACCGCGGTCCACCACGTCGTCGTGCTCCAGCACGACGACGCGCTGACGGTGCGGAGCCTGCCGGGGTCGGCGGTGTCGAGCATGGCGATGGACCTCACCGTCGATGGCAACGTCGTGACGGGCACGTGGGCCGAGCACACAGCCCAGGGCGGCTACTACCGAGGCGCGAAGTATCACGGCGCGATCCAATTACTCGTGGACCTGACAGGTACCCGGATGGCGGGCAAGTGGATCGGATTCGGGAAATCGTTCGATATCAACTCCGGTCCGTGGGAACTCATCTTGCAGGACCGATCTACCGCCAAGGCCACGATCGAGGCGTACGACCGGCCGCCTGCGCTGTCCTGA
- a CDS encoding SRPBCC family protein yields the protein MRLRDTPTVEVTERLACSPERAWALVTDIELPTRADGELKKVEWLDGATGVAVGARFRGYNASDQMGEWHTEPEIIEVEEGRRWVWRVGPAEAPIAFWGFEVESASDGGAVVRQWAKVGTGRSPLSAFIDQHPEKEGRILAHRLAVWRDGMAANLAVLAQFAE from the coding sequence ATGCGTCTGCGCGATACCCCCACCGTCGAGGTCACCGAGCGTCTGGCCTGTAGTCCCGAGCGCGCGTGGGCGCTGGTCACCGACATCGAGTTGCCGACGCGAGCCGATGGCGAGTTGAAGAAGGTGGAGTGGTTGGACGGCGCGACCGGGGTCGCCGTCGGTGCCCGATTCCGTGGCTACAACGCCAGCGACCAGATGGGCGAGTGGCACACCGAGCCGGAGATCATCGAGGTCGAAGAGGGTCGCCGCTGGGTGTGGCGGGTGGGACCGGCGGAGGCACCGATCGCCTTCTGGGGCTTCGAGGTCGAGTCCGCGAGTGACGGCGGCGCTGTCGTTCGACAGTGGGCGAAGGTCGGTACGGGGCGGTCACCGCTTTCGGCGTTCATCGACCAGCATCCGGAGAAAGAGGGCAGGATTCTCGCTCACCGGCTGGCGGTCTGGCGGGACGGTATGGCAGCCAACTTGGCGGTACTCGCGCAATTCGCGGAGTGA